The following proteins come from a genomic window of Lolium rigidum isolate FL_2022 chromosome 5, APGP_CSIRO_Lrig_0.1, whole genome shotgun sequence:
- the LOC124652764 gene encoding BTB/POZ domain-containing protein NPY4-like, which produces MKYMKLGAKPDAFQTEGNIRCVATELATDILITVGDVKFYLHKFPLLSKSSRLQTLVASTNEESNDELDISGIPGGPSAFEICAKFCYGMTVTLNAYNVLAARCAAEFLEMFETIDKGNLIYKIDVFLSSSIFRTWKDSIIVLQTTKSLLPWSENLKVINHCVDSIAAKASIDPSEVDWSYTYNRKKLPSDGGPDSHWNGVRKQLTVPRDWWVEDICDLEMSLYKKVILAIKAKGRTASEVVGEALRAYAYRRLFSTLDSAANNGLDCTRHRAALETIVSLLPAERGSVSCGFLLKLLRAVSLLGSDEAYRDGLVKRIGLQLDGASVSDLLIPASSNENAMYNVDLVSSILEEFMAQRHGDGGGVELRDDDEEYAMDGESHHLSSSVSGGDSERALAKLIDGYLAEIAKDTNLPLQKFIKIAEMVPLAARPAHDELYRAIDMYLKEHPSLSKSEKKRLCGLMDCKKLTAEASSHAVQNERLPLRVVVQVLFFEQLRASAASADAAASLLPRENGNSYGSSRSAATTATTTEDDQWVGGGLPASGDTSSFRSMSGLANKNGSDGGKNGGKAAAKGSLLMPRKMLSKLWSGKASNGENSGGSDTSESPGSVNLDTETKSTHSRNTRHSVS; this is translated from the exons ATGAAGTATATGAAGCTTGGAGCAAAGCCAGATGCTTTTCAGACAGAGGGGAATATCAG GTGTGTGGCAACTGAACTAGCGACAGACATTTTAATCACTGTAGGAGATGTCAAGTTTTATCTTCACAAG TTCCCACTTTTGTCTAAGAGTTCCCGCTTGCAAACATTAGTCGCATCCACAAACGAGGAAAGCAACGATGAACTAGACATTTCTGGCATCCCTGGTGGACCTTCAGCATTTGAAATCTGTGCCAAGTTTTGCTATGGTATGACTGTCACGCTCAACGCATACAACGTCCTTGCGGCTCGCTGTGCAGCCGAGTTTCTGGAAATGTTCGAGACAATTGACAAAGGGAACCTCATCTACAAGATTGACGTGTTCCTGTCTTCGAGCATATTCCGCACCTGGAAGGACTCAATCATCGTTCTGCAGACAACAAAGTCGCTTCTGCCTTGGTCAGAGAACCTGAAGGTGATCAACCACTGCGTCGATTCCATCGCAGCCAAGGCTTCCATCGACCCGTCGGAGGTCGACTGGTCATACACCTACAACCGGAAGAAGCTCCCATCCGATGGCGGCCCCGACTCACACTGGAACGGCGTGAGGAAGCAGCTGACGGTGCCCAGAGACTGGTGGGTGGAGGACATCTGCGACCTCGAGATGAGCTTGTACAAGAAGGTGATCTTGGCCATCAAGGCGAAGGGGAGAACAGCGAGTGAGGTGGTCGGAGAAGCCCTGCGAGCTTACGCGTACCGGAGGCTATTCAGCACCTTGGACAGTGCTGCAAACAATGGTCTTGATTGCACAAGGCACCGTGCAGCTCTTGAGACCATCGTTTCTCTGCTGCCAGCTGAGAGAGGTTCAGTCTCATGTGGTTTCCTACTGAAGCTGCTGAGAGCAGTGTCCTTGCTGGGGTCCGACGAGGCCTATCGCGACGGTCTGGTCAAGAGGATAGGATTGCAGCTGGATGGAGCCTCAGTGTCAGATCTTCTGATACCTGCGAGCTCCAACGAGAACGCCATGTACAATGTCGACCTGGTGTCATCAATACTGGAGGAGTTCATGGCGCAGCGCcacggtgatggtggtggtgtagAATTACGAGATGACGATGAAGAATATGCCATGGATGGTGAGAGCCACCACCTGTCCTCTTCTGTCTCCGGCGGCGATTCCGAGCGGGCGTTGGCGAAGCTGATCGACGGGTACCTGGCCGAGATTGCAAAAGACACCAATCTTCCTCTTCAGAAGTTTATCAAGATCGCCGAAATGGTGCCCCTTGCGGCTCGGCCGGCACACGATGAGCTCTACCGCGCCATTGACATGTATCTCAAG GAGCATCCGAGTTTATCGAAGAGCGAGAAGAAGAGGCTCTGCGGGCTGATGGACTGCAAGAAGCTGACCGCTGAGGCGAGCTCGCACGCCGTGCAGAACGAGCGCCTCCCTCTGCGCGTGGTGGTGCAGGTCCTCTTCTTCGAGCAGCTCCGGGCGTCGGCGGCCTCTGCCGACGCGGCAGCATCTCTCCTCCCCAGAGAGAACGGCAACTCCTACGGCAGCTCCAGGTCGGCTGCCACGACGGCAACGACGACAGAGGACGACCAGTGGGTCGGCGGTGGCTTGCCAGCGTCCGGCGACACCAGCTCCTTCCGGTCGATGAGCGGCCTGGCGAACAAGAACGGCAGCGACGGCGGCAAGAACGGTGGTAAAGCGGCTGCGAAGGGGTCACTGCTGATGCCGAGGAAGATGCTGAGCAAGCTGTGGTCCGGCAAGGCGAGCAACGGGGAGAACAGCGGCGGCTCCGACACGTCGGAAAGCCCCGGCTCCGTCAACCTCGATACCGAGACCAAGTCCACGCATTCACGGAACACCAGGCATTCGGTCTCGTAG